AGACAGGGGGTTACTGCGGCATGCTTGACCCCGAACTCACGCCCGCAGGCCAGCAGATGGCGGCGGAATTCGCCCAGGCCTACCGGGAACTTCCCTGGACAGCAATCTTTTGCAGTCCTATGCGGCGGGCGGTGGCGACGGCAAAACCCCTGGCGGAAGCGGTGGGATTGCCCATTGAACTCCGGGACGGCCTAAGGGAAGCCCACTACGGCGCCTGGGAAGGCCAAACCCCCGACTGGGTGAAGGAACATTACCTGGAGGATTACATCCGCTGGATGACCGACCCGGCCTGGAATGCGCCAACAGGAGGCGGTGAAACGGCAGTG
This genomic interval from Gloeomargarita sp. SKYB120 contains the following:
- a CDS encoding histidine phosphatase family protein: MGLHLYLLRHGETTFSQTGGYCGMLDPELTPAGQQMAAEFAQAYRELPWTAIFCSPMRRAVATAKPLAEAVGLPIELRDGLREAHYGAWEGQTPDWVKEHYLEDYIRWMTDPAWNAPTGGGETAVQVANRAMPVIAEIEATYPDGNVLVVSHKATLRIILCSLLGIDLGRYRDRINVLVASVSVVRFTQYGPLLERMGDRSHLNPELRALPGT